In the Microcebus murinus isolate Inina chromosome 14, M.murinus_Inina_mat1.0, whole genome shotgun sequence genome, one interval contains:
- the CYP2E1 gene encoding cytochrome P450 2E1, giving the protein MAVLGITVALLCWLAILLLVSVWKQVHSSWNLPPGPFPLPIVGNLLQLELKNIPKSLNKMAERFGPVFTLYLGPRRVVVLHGYKAVREALLDHKSELSGRGYIPAFQEHRNKGVIFNNGPTWKDTRRFSLMVLRDYGMGKQGNEERIQREIPFLLEELRKTKGQPFDPTFVIGCAPFNVIADILFCKHFDYNDKKCLRLMSLFNENFYLLSTTWLEFYNNFSSYLHYLPGSHRKVLKNVSEIREYVSARLKEHHQSLDPTCPRDFTDCLLAEMEKRKHSAEPLYTLDNISVTVADMFFAGTETTSTTLRYGLLILMKHPEIEEKLHEEIDRVIGPSRVPATKDRMQMPYMDAVVHEIQRFISLVPSNLPHEATQDTRFRGYVIPKGTTVIPTLTSVLHDSKEFPEPEKFKPEHFLDERGKFKYSDYFKPFSAGKRVCVGEGLARMELFLFLTAILQNFNLKSLVHPKDIDLSPMTIGFGNVPPHYKLCVIPRS; this is encoded by the exons ATGGCTGTGCTGGGCATCACGGTGGCCCTGCTGTGCTGGCTGGCCATCCTCCTGCTGGTGTCTGTCTGGAAGCAGGTCCACAGCAGCTGGAACCTGCCCCCGGGACCCTTCCCACTGCCCATCGTTGGGAACCTTCTCCAGCTGGAATTGAAGAATATTCCCAAGTCTTTGAACAAG ATGGCGGAGCGCTTCGGGCCGGTGTTCACGCTGTACCTGGGCCCGCGGCGCGTGGTCGTGCTGCACGGCTACAAGGCGGTGCGGGAGGCGCTGCTGGACCACAAGAGCGAGCTCTCGGGCAGAGGCTACATCCCCGCGTTCCAGGAGCACCGCAACAAGG GCGTCATCTTCAATAACGGGCCCACCTGGAAGGATACCCGGCGGTTCTCCCTGATGGTCCTCCGGGACTATGGGATGGGGAAGCAGGGCAACGAGGAGCGGATCCAGAGGGAGATCCCCTTCCTGCTGGAGGAGCTCAGGAAGACCAAGG GCCAGCCTTTTGACCCCACTTTTGTCATCGGCTGTGCACCCTTCAACGTCATAGCGGACATCCTCTTCTGCAAGCACTTTGACTACAACGACAAGAAGTGTCTGAGGCTGATGAGTTTGTTTAATGAGAACTTCTACCTGCTAAGTACTACCTGGCTCGAG ttttACAATAATTTTTCAAGCTATCTACACTACCTGCCTGGAAGCCATAGAAAAGTACTAAAAAATGTGTCTGAAATAAGAGAGTATGTGTCTGCCAGACTGAAGGAGCACCACCAGTCTCTGGACCCCACCTGCCCGCGGGACTTCACCGACTGCCTGCTCGCGGAGATGGAGAAG AGGAAGCACAGTGCAGAGCCTTTGTACACGCTGGACAACATCTCCGTGACCGTGGCCGACATGTTCTTCGCGGGGACAGAGACCACCAGCACCACGCTCAGATACGGGCTCCTGATTCTCATGAAGCACCCTGAGATCGAAG AGAAACTTCATGAAGAAATTGACAGAGTGATTGGGCCAAGCCGAGTGCCCGCCACCAAGGACAGGATGCAGATGCCCTACATGGACGCCGTGGTGCATGAGATCCAGCGGTTCATCAGCCTCGTGCCCTCCAACCTGCCCCACGAGGCGACCCAAGACACCAGGTTCCGAGGATATGTCATCCCCAAG GGCACAACCGTAATCCCTACTCTGACCTCTGTGTTGCACGACAGCAAAGAGTTCCCTGAACCAGAGAAGTTTAAGCCAGAGCACTTTCTGGACGAACGCGGGAAGTTCAAGTACAGCGACTATTTCAAGCCGTTCTCTGCAG GAAAGCGCGTGTGTGTCGGAGAAGGCCTGGCCCGCATGGAGCTGTTTCTTTTCTTGACGGCCATCTTGCAGAATTTTAATCTGAAGTCTCTTGTGCACCCAAAGGATATCGACCTGAGCCCTATGACAATTGGATTCGGCAACGTTCCGCCGCACTACAAACTCTGTGTCATTCCCCGCTCCTGA